A single genomic interval of Streptomyces sp. 1222.5 harbors:
- a CDS encoding multidrug efflux SMR transporter yields MAWVLLVVAGLLEVGWSIGMKYTDGFTRPLPSVLTGAGIVASMVLLSYAAKSLPIGTAYGVWVGIGAAGAAVLGMVLLGEPVTAARVFFVCLLLVAVVGLKATGGH; encoded by the coding sequence ATGGCCTGGGTTCTGCTTGTCGTCGCCGGTCTGCTGGAAGTCGGCTGGTCGATCGGGATGAAGTACACCGACGGATTCACCCGGCCGCTGCCCAGTGTGCTCACCGGTGCGGGGATCGTCGCGAGCATGGTGCTGCTGTCGTACGCCGCGAAGTCGCTGCCCATCGGTACCGCCTACGGCGTGTGGGTGGGCATCGGGGCGGCCGGGGCGGCGGTGCTCGGCATGGTGTTGCTGGGTGAGCCGGTCACCGCCGCCCGGGTGTTCTTCGTGTGTCTGCTGCTGGTCGCCGTGGTGGGGCTGAAGGCGACCGGCGGTCACTGA
- the bcp gene encoding thioredoxin-dependent thiol peroxidase produces MSERLQPGDVAPAFTLPDADGNEVSLSDHKGRKVIVYFYPAALTPGCTKQACDFTDNLDVLAGAGYDVIGISPDAPEKLAKFREKESLRVTLLADPDKKATEAYGAHGEKKNYGKTYMGVIRSTIVVDEQGKVERALYNVRATGHVAKIIKDLGI; encoded by the coding sequence ATGAGCGAGCGACTCCAGCCGGGGGACGTGGCCCCCGCCTTCACCCTCCCCGACGCCGACGGCAACGAGGTCTCCCTGTCGGACCACAAGGGCCGCAAGGTCATCGTCTACTTCTACCCCGCCGCCCTCACTCCCGGCTGCACCAAGCAGGCCTGCGACTTCACCGACAACCTCGACGTCCTCGCGGGCGCCGGCTACGACGTCATCGGTATCTCCCCGGATGCCCCGGAGAAGCTGGCGAAATTCCGCGAGAAGGAGTCCCTCCGGGTCACCCTCCTCGCCGATCCGGACAAGAAGGCCACCGAGGCCTACGGCGCCCACGGCGAGAAGAAGAACTACGGCAAGACGTACATGGGCGTGATCCGCTCCACGATCGTCGTCGATGAGCAGGGCAAGGTGGAACGCGCCCTCTACAACGTCCGCGCGACGGGCCACGTAGCCAAGATCATCAAGGACCTCGGCATCTGA
- a CDS encoding DUF3618 domain-containing protein — protein MADTSDTRTPAQIEADIRRRREVLAETLDEIGMRVHPKTIVGDARAKVVANIDHTVGRAYVQVNRVVSEVRAQFVDEDGATRLERVVPVALLAVGVVGLLALGARRRKG, from the coding sequence GTGGCGGACACGTCGGACACGAGAACACCGGCGCAGATCGAGGCGGACATCAGGCGCCGCCGCGAAGTGCTGGCCGAGACGCTCGACGAGATCGGGATGCGGGTGCATCCGAAGACGATCGTCGGGGATGCCAGGGCCAAGGTCGTCGCCAACATCGATCACACGGTCGGGCGGGCCTATGTGCAGGTCAATCGGGTGGTGAGCGAGGTCAGGGCGCAGTTCGTCGACGAGGACGGGGCAACCAGACTGGAGCGGGTCGTGCCGGTGGCGCTGCTCGCCGTCGGGGTCGTGGGGCTGCTCGCTCTGGGCGCCCGGCGGCGCAAGGGCTGA
- a CDS encoding co-chaperone GroES has protein sequence MLHDRVLVKQETGEGERRSGGGILIPATAAVGRRLAWAEVVAVGQNVRTVEPGDRVLFDPEDRAEVEVRGVAYVLMRERDLHAVAADRFEGSEDSTGLYL, from the coding sequence ATGCTGCACGACCGGGTCCTGGTCAAGCAGGAGACCGGTGAGGGCGAGCGGCGGTCGGGCGGGGGCATTCTGATTCCCGCGACCGCGGCGGTCGGGCGGCGGCTGGCGTGGGCCGAGGTCGTCGCGGTCGGCCAGAACGTGCGCACCGTGGAGCCGGGCGACCGGGTCCTGTTCGACCCGGAGGACCGGGCCGAGGTGGAGGTGCGGGGCGTGGCGTACGTGCTCATGCGGGAGCGTGATCTGCACGCCGTGGCCGCGGACCGTTTCGAGGGGTCGGAGGACTCCACGGGGCTGTATCTCTGA